The Rhodopseudomonas palustris genome window below encodes:
- the secE gene encoding preprotein translocase subunit SecE, translating to MAFSPFKFLQEVRSETAKVTWPSRREVTITTIMVFVMVALASVFFFAADQVIRILITFVLGV from the coding sequence ATGGCCTTCAGCCCGTTCAAGTTCCTGCAGGAAGTGCGGAGTGAAACCGCCAAGGTGACATGGCCGTCGCGCCGCGAAGTCACGATCACCACCATCATGGTGTTCGTGATGGTGGCGCTCGCTTCGGTTTTCTTTTTTGCCGCCGACCAGGTGATCAGGATCCTGATCACCTTCGTGCTCGGCGTTTAA
- a CDS encoding branched-chain amino acid ABC transporter permease, which produces MQTVLGILPDALAYGMVLFTISIGLSIMMGLMRVVNLAHGAFAMIGGYLASFALVSLGVSYPVAILIAVIGTVIVSVPFEFLLYRRIYRRSDELTQILLTIGITFFIVGIANYIFGPTSKPIPLPELLKGPFDLGFRMIPAHRLFVIGCGVVTAVALWLLIEKTEFGVRLRAAVDNGDMAEALGIRTQVVYSATFALAVGLAAFGGVVGAELLPVEPFYALRYMVTFLVVVSVGGAGSVTGALAASLLLGLADTTGKYLAPEFGEFFFYVAVIVIVYIFPHGLFGRAH; this is translated from the coding sequence ATGCAGACCGTTCTCGGAATTCTGCCGGACGCGCTCGCTTACGGCATGGTGCTGTTCACGATCTCGATCGGCCTGTCGATCATGATGGGGCTGATGCGGGTGGTGAATCTCGCCCACGGCGCGTTCGCGATGATCGGCGGTTATCTCGCCTCGTTCGCGCTGGTGTCGCTCGGCGTTTCCTATCCGGTCGCGATCCTGATCGCGGTGATCGGGACGGTGATCGTGTCGGTGCCGTTCGAGTTCCTGCTGTATCGCCGCATCTATCGCCGCTCCGACGAACTGACCCAGATCCTGCTGACGATCGGCATCACCTTCTTCATCGTCGGCATCGCCAATTACATTTTCGGTCCGACCTCGAAGCCGATCCCGCTTCCGGAGCTGCTCAAAGGCCCGTTCGATCTCGGCTTCCGCATGATCCCGGCGCACCGGCTGTTCGTGATCGGCTGCGGCGTGGTGACGGCGGTCGCGCTCTGGCTTCTGATCGAGAAGACCGAGTTCGGCGTGCGGCTGCGTGCGGCGGTCGACAATGGCGACATGGCGGAGGCGTTGGGCATCCGGACACAGGTCGTCTATTCGGCGACGTTCGCGCTGGCGGTCGGGCTCGCCGCGTTCGGCGGCGTCGTCGGCGCCGAGCTGCTGCCGGTCGAGCCGTTCTATGCGCTGCGCTACATGGTGACGTTCCTCGTCGTCGTCTCCGTCGGCGGCGCGGGGTCGGTCACGGGCGCGCTCGCCGCGTCGCTGCTGCTCGGCCTCGCCGACACCACCGGCAAGTATCTGGCGCCGGAGTTCGGCGAATTCTTCTTCTATGTCGCGGTGATCGTGATCGTGTACATCTTCCCCCACGGCCTGTTCGGAAGGGCCCATTGA
- the rplK gene encoding 50S ribosomal protein L11: MAKKVTGYLKLQVPAGAANPSPPIGPALGQRGLNIMEFCKAFNAQTQKEEKNTPIPVVITIYADRSFTFEMKTPPMSFFLKQAAKIQSGSKLPGRDSAGKVTSAQVREIAEKKMKDLNCDTIESAMRMVEGSARSMGLQVEG; encoded by the coding sequence ATGGCAAAGAAAGTGACCGGATACCTGAAGTTGCAGGTGCCGGCCGGTGCGGCGAACCCTTCGCCCCCGATCGGTCCCGCGCTTGGTCAGCGCGGCCTCAACATCATGGAGTTCTGCAAGGCGTTCAACGCGCAGACCCAGAAGGAAGAGAAGAACACCCCGATTCCGGTGGTGATCACGATCTACGCCGATCGTTCGTTCACCTTCGAGATGAAGACCCCTCCGATGTCCTTCTTCCTGAAGCAGGCGGCCAAGATCCAGTCCGGATCGAAGCTGCCGGGCCGTGACTCGGCCGGCAAGGTGACCTCGGCGCAGGTGCGCGAGATCGCCGAGAAGAAGATGAAGGATCTGAACTGCGACACCATCGAGTCGGCCATGCGCATGGTCGAGGGCTCCGCCCGTTCGATGGGCCTCCAGGTCGAGGGGTAA
- the nusG gene encoding transcription termination/antitermination protein NusG: protein MSMRWYIVHAYSNFEKKVSESIREQAKQRGLEDLFEQVLVPTEKVTEVRRGRKVDAERKFFPGYVLVKMNLTDEAFHLIKNTPKVTGFLGAENKPMPISEAEAMRILHQVQEGVERPKASVSFEIGENVRVADGPFASFSGVVEEIDEARSRVKVAVSIFGRATPVELEFGQVEKV, encoded by the coding sequence ATGAGCATGCGCTGGTACATCGTCCACGCCTATTCGAACTTCGAGAAGAAGGTCTCCGAATCGATCCGCGAGCAGGCCAAGCAGCGCGGCCTGGAGGATCTGTTCGAGCAGGTGCTGGTGCCGACCGAGAAGGTCACCGAGGTGCGCCGCGGCCGCAAGGTCGACGCCGAGCGCAAATTCTTCCCGGGCTACGTGCTGGTGAAGATGAACCTCACCGACGAAGCGTTTCACCTGATCAAGAACACCCCGAAGGTCACCGGCTTCCTCGGCGCCGAGAACAAGCCGATGCCGATCTCCGAAGCCGAGGCGATGCGCATCCTGCACCAGGTGCAGGAAGGCGTGGAGCGCCCGAAGGCGTCGGTGTCGTTCGAGATCGGCGAGAACGTCCGCGTCGCCGACGGCCCGTTCGCGTCGTTCTCCGGCGTGGTCGAGGAAATCGACGAGGCGCGTTCGCGCGTCAAGGTCGCGGTCTCGATCTTCGGCCGCGCCACGCCGGTCGAACTGGAATTCGGTCAGGTCGAGAAGGTCTGA
- a CDS encoding branched-chain amino acid ABC transporter permease: MTTTSDTAGPVATAGLRNDLMAAAIIAGLGAIGYFVFPDDLAFLTRVIGLAFLVISLDLVTGYCGVATLGHAALFGVAAYAAGNAALAGITDPIAMLLVGAVAGTCTGLVSGLLVTRFRGLPQLVLSIAFGQLVAALANKLSSITGGSDGLAGISPGPVFGVFNFDMFGRTGYVFSVAVLLIAMVALLRFARSPFSLMCRAIKDDTLRARMIGVRVYPRLVIMYCVAGAVAGLGGALTAINTGVVGLDSVGFERSAEALIMLILGGAGNLWGALIGAILFELFHHYVSAASPFHWMILVGLLLIVVVLFFPRGLVNEVVRRIEDFRQARAVR; this comes from the coding sequence ATGACGACCACTTCCGACACCGCCGGTCCGGTCGCCACCGCCGGCCTTCGCAACGACCTGATGGCCGCTGCGATCATCGCCGGTCTCGGGGCGATCGGCTATTTCGTCTTCCCTGATGATCTCGCCTTTCTGACGCGCGTGATCGGTCTGGCGTTCCTCGTCATCTCGCTCGATCTCGTCACCGGCTATTGTGGCGTCGCGACGCTCGGACACGCGGCGCTGTTCGGCGTCGCCGCTTACGCCGCGGGCAACGCCGCGCTGGCCGGCATCACCGATCCGATCGCGATGCTTCTCGTCGGTGCCGTCGCCGGCACCTGCACCGGCCTGGTGTCCGGCCTCTTGGTCACGCGCTTCCGCGGCCTTCCGCAATTGGTGCTGTCGATCGCCTTCGGCCAGCTCGTCGCCGCGCTGGCCAACAAGCTGTCGTCGATCACCGGCGGCAGCGACGGCCTGGCCGGCATTTCGCCGGGGCCGGTGTTCGGCGTGTTCAATTTCGACATGTTCGGCCGGACCGGCTACGTGTTTTCGGTGGCGGTGCTGCTGATCGCGATGGTGGCGCTGCTGCGTTTCGCGCGATCGCCGTTCAGCCTGATGTGCCGCGCGATCAAGGACGACACCCTGCGCGCGCGCATGATCGGCGTTCGGGTCTACCCGCGGCTGGTGATCATGTATTGCGTCGCGGGCGCTGTCGCCGGCCTCGGCGGCGCGCTGACGGCGATCAACACCGGCGTCGTCGGGCTCGACAGCGTCGGCTTCGAGCGATCCGCAGAGGCGCTGATCATGCTGATCCTCGGCGGCGCCGGCAATCTGTGGGGCGCCCTGATCGGCGCCATCCTGTTCGAACTGTTCCACCACTACGTCTCCGCGGCCAGCCCCTTCCACTGGATGATCCTGGTCGGCCTGTTGCTGATCGTGGTGGTGCTGTTCTTCCCGCGCGGTCTGGTCAACGAGGTCGTCCGGCGGATCGAGGACTTCCGGCAGGCGAGGGCGGTGCGATGA
- a CDS encoding ABC transporter ATP-binding protein has protein sequence MPAARLEVERLSAGYGSVGILSEMSFAVRAGGRLTVLGRNGVGKTTLLATIMGLTSHQGGAIRVDERDVTGLKTFARAASGLGYVPQTRDVFRSLSVEENLFTGLKGRPRSELDEVYAMFPRLAERRHHNGVQLSGGEQQMLSLARTLLGKPSVLLLDEPLEGLAPVICDRLMETIVKLAQSGEMTVVLVEQQIARALDFADDVIVIERGRIAWSGQADQLRVERELVDALLGVGIG, from the coding sequence ATGCCCGCAGCACGTCTTGAGGTCGAGCGTCTGAGCGCCGGCTACGGCTCGGTCGGCATCCTGAGCGAGATGAGCTTCGCCGTTCGGGCCGGGGGCCGGTTGACGGTGCTGGGCCGCAACGGCGTCGGCAAGACCACGCTGCTCGCCACGATCATGGGCCTGACGTCGCACCAGGGCGGCGCCATTCGCGTTGACGAGCGGGATGTGACCGGACTGAAGACGTTCGCACGCGCCGCGTCGGGCCTCGGCTATGTGCCGCAGACCCGCGACGTGTTCCGGTCCCTGTCGGTGGAGGAGAACCTCTTCACCGGCCTCAAGGGCCGCCCGCGCTCCGAACTCGACGAGGTCTACGCGATGTTTCCGCGGCTGGCCGAGCGGCGGCATCACAACGGCGTTCAGTTGTCCGGCGGCGAACAGCAGATGCTGTCGCTGGCGCGCACGCTGCTCGGCAAGCCGTCGGTGCTGCTGCTCGACGAACCGCTCGAAGGGCTGGCGCCGGTGATCTGCGACCGGTTGATGGAAACCATCGTGAAGCTGGCGCAGTCCGGCGAGATGACCGTGGTTCTGGTCGAGCAGCAGATCGCGCGGGCGCTGGATTTCGCCGACGACGTCATCGTCATCGAACGCGGCCGGATCGCCTGGAGCGGTCAGGCCGATCAGCTTCGCGTCGAGCGGGAACTGGTCGATGCGCTGCTCGGCGTCGGGATCGGGTGA
- a CDS encoding ABC transporter ATP-binding protein has translation MTRLLEVQNLSRSFGGLQVTADVSFALSSGDRVALIGPNGAGKTTLVNLISGDLPPSGGRILLAGEDVTAASIPERVQGGLVRTFQVTRLFTTLTVAENVALAVMQRRGLTKRMFSSAMDSAEVRDEWQGVLSLLGIAHLAAMPVTKLAYGQQRLLDLAIGLAMKPRVLVLDEPAAGVPHDESPRILEAIAKMSPEIAILMIEHDMDLVFKFAKRVLVLANGALIFEGTPADVKQNDAVRQAYLGSYADARSTS, from the coding sequence ATGACCCGCTTGCTCGAGGTTCAGAATCTGTCGCGGTCGTTCGGGGGCTTGCAGGTCACCGCCGATGTGTCGTTCGCGCTGTCAAGCGGCGACCGGGTCGCGCTGATCGGCCCCAACGGCGCCGGCAAGACGACGCTGGTCAATCTGATTTCCGGCGATCTGCCACCGTCCGGCGGGCGGATATTGCTCGCCGGCGAGGACGTCACCGCCGCCTCGATCCCCGAGCGGGTGCAGGGCGGGCTGGTGCGGACGTTCCAGGTCACGCGGCTCTTCACCACTCTGACGGTGGCCGAGAACGTCGCGTTGGCGGTGATGCAGCGTCGCGGGCTGACCAAGCGGATGTTTTCATCGGCGATGGATTCGGCCGAGGTGCGCGACGAATGGCAGGGTGTTCTGAGCCTGCTCGGCATCGCCCATCTCGCAGCGATGCCGGTGACGAAGCTCGCTTATGGTCAGCAGCGGCTGCTCGATCTGGCGATCGGGCTCGCGATGAAGCCGCGGGTCCTGGTTCTCGACGAACCGGCCGCCGGCGTGCCGCACGACGAGTCGCCGCGGATTCTCGAAGCCATCGCCAAGATGTCGCCGGAGATCGCGATCCTGATGATCGAGCACGACATGGATCTGGTGTTCAAATTCGCCAAGCGCGTCCTCGTGCTGGCGAATGGGGCGCTGATCTTCGAGGGAACGCCCGCGGACGTGAAGCAGAACGACGCCGTTCGTCAGGCCTATCTGGGAAGCTATGCCGATGCCCGCAGCACGTCTTGA
- a CDS encoding 2-hydroxyacid dehydrogenase yields MADKVLVFSRFAKSMLTRFGDKFELLETGGKPANEVFSATELADVRALLTMGAQPLGRETMDLLPSLGAIVCYGTGYDGVDLEAAAERNILIGNSPAANASAVADLAMTLLLGLMRRVIPADAYLRSGGWSGARPSPLLKPPRGLTGAKVGVYGMGEIGRKIAARVASFETEVAYHSRSRHDVPYRYVGSLSELVDWCDVLLVAVRAGPDTQRIIDADMLKRLGKDGVLVNISRGSVIDQPALIAALADHTIAGAGLDVFEEEPYVPDALSEFPNVVLTPHIGGHTLDAHVAMQDCVIANLEALFEGRPLPYRVDA; encoded by the coding sequence ATGGCGGACAAGGTTCTGGTGTTTTCGCGGTTCGCGAAGTCGATGCTGACGCGGTTCGGCGACAAGTTCGAACTGCTCGAGACCGGCGGCAAGCCGGCCAATGAAGTCTTCAGCGCGACCGAGCTTGCCGACGTTCGCGCGCTGCTCACCATGGGCGCGCAGCCGCTCGGCCGCGAGACGATGGATCTGCTGCCCTCGCTCGGCGCGATCGTCTGCTACGGCACCGGCTATGACGGCGTCGACCTCGAAGCCGCGGCGGAGCGTAACATCCTGATCGGCAACAGCCCGGCGGCGAATGCGTCGGCGGTCGCCGATCTGGCGATGACGCTGCTGCTCGGACTGATGCGGCGGGTGATTCCGGCGGACGCTTACTTACGCAGCGGCGGCTGGTCGGGAGCAAGGCCGTCGCCGCTGCTCAAGCCGCCGCGCGGGCTGACCGGCGCCAAGGTCGGCGTCTACGGCATGGGCGAGATCGGCCGCAAGATCGCGGCGCGCGTCGCGTCGTTCGAGACCGAGGTCGCCTATCACAGCCGCAGCCGCCACGACGTGCCGTATCGCTATGTCGGGAGCCTAAGCGAACTGGTCGACTGGTGCGACGTGCTGCTGGTCGCGGTCCGCGCCGGCCCGGATACGCAGCGCATCATCGATGCCGACATGTTGAAGCGGCTCGGCAAGGACGGCGTGCTGGTCAACATTTCACGCGGCTCGGTGATCGACCAGCCCGCGCTGATCGCGGCATTGGCCGACCACACCATCGCCGGCGCCGGCCTCGACGTGTTCGAAGAGGAGCCGTACGTGCCCGATGCGCTCAGCGAGTTCCCGAACGTGGTGTTGACGCCGCATATCGGCGGCCACACCCTCGATGCGCATGTCGCCATGCAGGATTGCGTGATCGCCAACCTCGAGGCGTTGTTCGAAGGGCGGCCGCTGCCTTATCGCGTCGACGCGTGA
- the rplA gene encoding 50S ribosomal protein L1: protein MAIGKRLKKAREGIDRTKLYALDEAVKMVKERATSKFDETIEVALNLGVDPRHADQMVRGVVMLPNGTGRTVRVGVFARGAKADEAKAAGADVVGAEDLVEQVQAGNINFDRCIATPDMMPLVGRLGKVLGPRGMMPNPKIGTVTMDVAGAVKGAKGGSVEFRVEKAGIIQAGVGKASFTEEKLVENIKALADAVTKAKPTGAKGTYIQRVAVSSSMGPGVKVEPGSVH from the coding sequence ATGGCAATCGGTAAGCGTCTGAAGAAGGCCCGCGAAGGCATCGACCGCACCAAGCTGTACGCGCTCGACGAAGCGGTGAAGATGGTGAAGGAGCGCGCGACCTCGAAGTTCGACGAGACCATCGAAGTCGCGCTCAATCTCGGCGTCGATCCGCGTCACGCCGACCAGATGGTCCGCGGCGTGGTGATGCTGCCGAACGGCACCGGCCGCACCGTGCGGGTCGGCGTGTTCGCGCGCGGCGCCAAGGCGGACGAAGCCAAGGCGGCGGGCGCCGACGTCGTCGGCGCCGAGGACCTCGTCGAGCAGGTCCAGGCCGGCAACATCAACTTCGACCGCTGTATCGCCACCCCCGACATGATGCCGCTGGTCGGCCGTCTCGGTAAGGTGCTCGGTCCGCGCGGCATGATGCCGAACCCGAAGATCGGAACGGTGACGATGGACGTCGCCGGCGCCGTCAAGGGCGCCAAGGGCGGCTCGGTCGAGTTCCGCGTCGAGAAGGCCGGCATCATCCAGGCCGGCGTCGGCAAGGCCTCGTTCACCGAGGAGAAGCTGGTCGAGAACATCAAGGCGCTCGCGGATGCGGTGACCAAGGCCAAGCCGACCGGCGCCAAGGGCACATATATCCAGCGCGTCGCGGTGTCGTCGTCGATGGGCCCGGGCGTCAAGGTCGAGCCGGGTTCGGTTCACTAA
- a CDS encoding (2Fe-2S)-binding protein, translating into MAAFTLRINGRSHSVDVDPDTPLLWAIRDGAGLTGTKYGCGVAQCGACTVQIGGATLRSCSLPVSAVEGREITTIEGLQSKEGRAVQQAWAAIDVPQCGYCQSGQVMSATALLERNSKPTDRDIDLAMNGNICRCATYVRIRAAIHQAAKSLEG; encoded by the coding sequence ATGGCGGCTTTCACGCTCAGGATCAATGGTCGGTCGCATTCCGTCGATGTCGATCCGGACACGCCGCTGCTCTGGGCGATCCGTGACGGCGCCGGATTGACCGGCACCAAATACGGCTGCGGCGTCGCGCAATGCGGCGCCTGCACGGTGCAGATCGGGGGCGCCACGCTGCGCTCCTGCTCGCTGCCGGTGTCGGCGGTCGAAGGCCGCGAGATCACCACGATCGAGGGGCTGCAGAGCAAGGAAGGCCGCGCGGTGCAGCAGGCCTGGGCCGCGATCGACGTGCCGCAATGCGGCTACTGCCAGTCCGGGCAGGTGATGAGCGCGACCGCGCTGCTCGAGCGCAACAGCAAGCCGACCGACCGCGACATCGATCTGGCGATGAACGGCAACATCTGCCGCTGCGCCACCTATGTGCGGATCCGCGCCGCGATCCATCAGGCCGCGAAATCGCTGGAGGGCTGA
- a CDS encoding xanthine dehydrogenase family protein molybdopterin-binding subunit, producing the protein MTIHDRSLSRRAVLKAGAGLAIGVYVASRTPSFAQNQPAPQQVNTAPNTFLIIAPDSTVTVLCKHIEMGQGPLTGMATLVAEELDADWAQMRADHAPSNPALYKNLAFGVQGTGGSSAIANSYEQMRKVGAAARQMLVAAAAESWDVPESEITVESGAIKHRSGKQGTFGEFAGKAMRMPAPRDPKLKDPADFKLIGKEGAVKRLDSVAKSDGSAIFTLDINEPEMLTVLVARPPRFGGKVASFDAAAAKAVPGVVDVKQVPTGVAVYARGFWPAKQGRDKLAIEWDDAKAERRGTAEILAQFRELSTTPGRVIKAEGDVDAAIAQGGQVIEAEFVFPYLAHAAMEPLNGFIHWQGDTASARYGCQFPTPDHGVIAEVLGLGVDKVKLQTILAGGSFGRRAQQSAQVARELAEVAKAIGPGRPLKLVWTREDDMRGGYYRPFGVHRMRGVVRDGKIVAWSDTIVGQSIMKGSAFESMMMKDGLDPTVYEGSNEPPYDIANFRCDVHQVDLGVPVLWWRSVGHTHTGYAVEAFVDQLLEAAGQDPVEGRLAMMKDKPRHAGVLRAVAQSSDWKNARLEPGRARGVAVVESFNTFVAQVVELSIGESGPKVHKVWVAVDCGVAVNPDIIRAQMEGGIGFALGHILYAEQTLEQGRPVSGNFDTYRSLRIDEMPEIDVTIVASTEKPTGVGEPGVPPLGPAVANAMAKLGAGRPRQLPIVPGASA; encoded by the coding sequence ATGACGATCCACGACCGCAGCCTCAGCCGCCGCGCCGTGCTGAAGGCCGGCGCCGGCCTCGCGATCGGCGTCTATGTCGCCAGCCGCACGCCGTCCTTCGCGCAGAACCAGCCGGCGCCGCAACAGGTCAACACCGCGCCCAACACCTTCCTGATCATCGCGCCCGACAGCACCGTCACCGTACTGTGCAAACACATCGAGATGGGGCAGGGGCCGCTGACCGGAATGGCGACGCTGGTCGCCGAAGAGCTCGATGCCGACTGGGCGCAGATGCGCGCCGATCACGCGCCGTCCAATCCGGCGCTGTACAAGAATCTGGCGTTCGGCGTGCAGGGCACCGGCGGCTCCAGCGCCATCGCCAATTCCTACGAGCAGATGCGCAAGGTCGGCGCCGCGGCGCGGCAGATGCTGGTCGCGGCGGCGGCCGAGAGCTGGGACGTGCCGGAATCGGAGATCACCGTCGAAAGCGGCGCGATCAAGCATCGCTCCGGCAAGCAGGGCACGTTCGGCGAATTCGCCGGCAAGGCGATGCGGATGCCGGCGCCGCGCGATCCGAAGCTGAAGGACCCGGCGGATTTCAAGCTGATCGGCAAGGAAGGCGCGGTGAAGCGGCTCGACAGCGTCGCCAAGTCCGACGGCTCGGCGATCTTCACGCTCGATATCAACGAGCCTGAGATGCTGACGGTGCTGGTGGCGCGGCCGCCACGGTTCGGCGGCAAGGTCGCCTCGTTCGACGCCGCAGCCGCAAAGGCGGTGCCGGGCGTGGTCGACGTCAAGCAGGTGCCGACCGGCGTCGCGGTCTACGCCAGGGGCTTCTGGCCGGCGAAGCAGGGCCGCGACAAGCTCGCGATCGAATGGGACGACGCCAAGGCCGAGCGGCGTGGCACCGCCGAGATCCTCGCGCAGTTCCGCGAGCTGTCGACCACGCCGGGTCGCGTGATCAAGGCGGAGGGCGATGTCGACGCCGCGATCGCGCAGGGCGGGCAGGTGATCGAAGCCGAATTCGTGTTCCCGTATCTCGCGCATGCCGCGATGGAGCCGCTCAACGGCTTCATCCACTGGCAGGGCGACACCGCTTCGGCGCGCTACGGCTGCCAGTTTCCGACGCCCGATCACGGCGTGATCGCCGAAGTACTCGGCCTCGGCGTCGACAAGGTCAAACTGCAGACCATCCTGGCCGGCGGCAGCTTCGGCCGGCGCGCGCAGCAATCCGCCCAGGTCGCGCGCGAACTCGCCGAGGTCGCCAAGGCGATCGGCCCCGGGCGGCCGCTCAAGCTGGTGTGGACCCGCGAGGACGACATGCGCGGCGGCTACTACCGGCCGTTCGGCGTCCACCGGATGCGCGGCGTGGTCCGCGACGGCAAGATCGTCGCCTGGAGCGACACCATCGTCGGGCAGTCGATCATGAAGGGATCGGCGTTCGAGTCGATGATGATGAAGGACGGCCTCGATCCGACGGTGTACGAGGGCTCGAACGAGCCGCCCTACGATATCGCGAATTTCAGATGCGACGTGCATCAGGTCGATCTCGGCGTGCCCGTGCTGTGGTGGCGCTCGGTCGGCCACACCCACACCGGCTACGCGGTCGAGGCCTTCGTCGATCAGTTGCTCGAGGCCGCGGGGCAGGACCCGGTCGAGGGACGCCTCGCGATGATGAAGGACAAGCCGCGCCACGCCGGCGTGCTGCGCGCGGTGGCGCAGAGCAGCGACTGGAAGAATGCCAGGCTGGAGCCGGGCCGTGCCCGCGGCGTTGCGGTGGTCGAGAGCTTCAACACCTTCGTCGCGCAGGTGGTCGAACTGTCGATCGGCGAGAGCGGCCCGAAGGTGCACAAGGTCTGGGTCGCGGTCGATTGCGGCGTCGCGGTCAATCCCGACATCATCCGGGCGCAGATGGAAGGCGGCATCGGCTTCGCGCTCGGCCACATCCTCTATGCCGAGCAGACGCTGGAGCAGGGCCGGCCGGTGTCGGGCAATTTCGACACTTATCGCTCGCTGCGGATCGACGAGATGCCGGAGATCGACGTCACCATCGTCGCCTCGACCGAAAAACCCACCGGGGTCGGCGAGCCCGGCGTGCCGCCGCTCGGGCCGGCGGTCGCCAACGCCATGGCGAAGCTCGGCGCGGGCCGCCCGCGGCAATTGCCGATCGTGCCGGGAGCCAGCGCATGA
- a CDS encoding ABC transporter substrate-binding protein — MGWGLRSVYALAAVSLIATGARADTIKVGVIGTMSGPYALFGKNYKMGIDAWVAEHGNKVAGHTVEFVYRDEVSPNPAQSKALAQELIVKEKVQYLAGLYFTPNAMAVAPLLQEAKVPMVVMNAATSSITEKSPYIVRTSFTMFQNTVPAAKVAKAKGATKVAIAVSDYGPGIDAETAFKKTFEAEGGKVVEAVRMPLSTTDFGPIMQRIKNSGADMIFTFLPAGPPTLGFVKAYIDNGLKAGGVKLMSTGDVVTEPDLPNIGEAGLGILSTYHYAVSHDSPENKAFLAQLQKGGAKLDEVTMTSVAAYDGARLIYKMIEATSGKSDPDKAIAAVKGMEWVSPRGPVSIDPDTRHITQNVYLREVEKVDGKLINKELETFKAQPDWGLAK, encoded by the coding sequence ATGGGTTGGGGATTGCGATCTGTGTATGCACTCGCGGCGGTCTCGTTGATCGCCACCGGCGCGCGCGCCGACACCATCAAGGTCGGCGTCATCGGCACGATGTCCGGGCCCTACGCGCTGTTCGGCAAGAACTACAAGATGGGCATCGACGCCTGGGTCGCCGAGCACGGCAACAAGGTCGCCGGGCACACCGTGGAGTTCGTCTATCGCGACGAGGTGTCGCCCAACCCGGCGCAGTCGAAGGCGCTGGCGCAGGAGCTGATCGTCAAGGAGAAGGTGCAGTATCTCGCTGGCCTGTACTTCACGCCGAATGCGATGGCGGTGGCGCCGCTGCTGCAGGAAGCCAAGGTGCCGATGGTGGTGATGAACGCGGCGACGTCGTCGATCACCGAGAAGAGCCCTTACATCGTCCGCACCTCGTTCACGATGTTCCAGAACACCGTGCCGGCGGCGAAGGTCGCAAAGGCCAAGGGCGCGACCAAGGTCGCGATCGCCGTCAGCGACTACGGTCCGGGCATCGACGCCGAAACCGCGTTCAAGAAGACGTTCGAAGCCGAGGGCGGCAAGGTCGTCGAGGCGGTCCGGATGCCGCTCAGCACCACGGATTTCGGTCCGATCATGCAGCGGATCAAGAATTCCGGCGCCGACATGATCTTCACGTTCCTGCCCGCGGGCCCGCCGACTCTCGGCTTCGTCAAGGCCTACATCGACAACGGCCTGAAGGCGGGCGGCGTCAAGCTGATGTCGACCGGCGACGTCGTCACCGAGCCGGATTTGCCGAACATCGGCGAGGCCGGGCTCGGCATTCTGTCGACCTATCACTATGCCGTCTCGCACGACTCGCCCGAAAACAAGGCGTTCCTGGCCCAGCTCCAGAAGGGCGGCGCCAAGCTCGACGAAGTCACCATGACGTCGGTCGCGGCCTATGACGGCGCGCGCCTGATCTACAAGATGATCGAGGCGACCTCCGGCAAGAGCGATCCCGACAAGGCGATCGCGGCGGTGAAGGGCATGGAGTGGGTGAGCCCGCGCGGCCCGGTCTCGATCGATCCGGACACCCGGCACATCACGCAGAACGTCTATCTGCGCGAAGTCGAGAAGGTCGACGGCAAGCTGATCAACAAGGAGCTCGAGACCTTCAAGGCGCAGCCCGACTGGGGCCTCGCAAAGTAG